The stretch of DNA GAGTAGAATGATAACTACCATAAGCTTCATGGATCTGAAATAACCAACAGTGTCCCCTTATTTAATTTGCTATTAAAAAGGAGTATGCCCTATACTCCAAATACCTTAAAAAACAATAGAGAATTCCTAATCAATATCATCCATCTGCTAAGAATTTAGTATCATCCACAAACACAAAGTGGTCCCTATTAAGGGGACACATCTGATTAAATAGGTATAGGTTCATCCATAAAACAGTGTGGTATGGTGTCTCATACTCTTGCCCATATTGCAACAAGAAAGAAGTTAAGCTTAGTCATGTCATGACATGTCattcaacaacaacaaaaagaaaatcATTTCATAATCCAATTGCACTGGTTGAACTGCACTTATGAGCCCTATTGTAGTAGATATCAAATCCTATATGTTTTCAAATAATTCTTCAGGAGCAACAACACAATACAAGAATCCACACATATTAAACTCACAAATATGACCGTTTGAGCTGCATCTATTAGAATCTGAATCACTATTATcacaaacacatacacatatatataatggcTTTAGATTTAGAAATCTAAATCATTTCATCATCAAAAGATGCATCCGGGTTTTATATACTTAAACAGCTTATGACCAAGCTTGGTCTTTTTGACTTTCTTCATAGCCATTATGAAACAAAACAAGTGACAAAATCTATCCACATTTCCTCATTCTCACCCTGAATTGATCATCAAAGAGTGAAGACTCAAAAACAGGTCTTCCATGATCTCCAAAGGGATACTATACATCATAAAACTTTACTCAATGTAGAAACTTAGTATAATCTATTTCAAACACCTTGAGAAAAATTCTATACTGTTATTACTTCCAATCAAATTTTgatcaacaacaaattataatacagaaaaatattgaatttaacTCTCATTCTCTGCAACATGAAACTTCAGAAACATCTAAATGGGAATTGCATTCTTTCGAATAAAAATCATTCCTCTCAATCAAAACTTTCAACATATCATAAGTAAAAGTTGGGTCATTGGGATCACTAGTTTGAGACCCCAAAGATGATTCCCCAGTTCCAGATTTCTTGATACATAAGCAACAACCTTTACCTGAAGAAGATGAAGTAGAAGCATTTGGTGCAGCAACAAgaacagaagaagaagaataagaagcCTTTATATGGGTTTTTCTGGAGGGTTTTCTTGTGGTCTTGGTGAATTGACCAAGTACCAAGTTCCTGGCTTTTCCAAAATTCATTGAAAACCCATAACAGCCATGCCCTTTGGCTCTCTTCCTCGGCTTTTGCTCATCCCTTTCTTGGACCCCACCActctcatcttcatcatcatcaccatcatcacCTCCATTCCCACCACCACCGCCACCAACACACCTATCAACGGTTGCGATCTCCTTATCTCGCACAGACATCAAACTTTATCAAACGGGTATTACAAAAAGCAAAATTCCAAAGAAGGATCACTTTCATGGATTAAAGAAAGGAacttttcttttcatattttaacAAATTTCTTGGGATTTTCTTGAGAAAAAACAGAGACCCAATTGAGTATTTGAACAGAATCAAACTTTCCAAGAGGAAAAGATGAAGATCATTTAGATTTATGGACAAAATAATCGATTCATCCAAAGATATCCTGCTTTTTGCAGGTCTTAAACTTCCCAACCATGAAAAAGAATATCACCATAAATAAAGCACAACTTTTTgcctaattgattaattaattaaccaactatttttcagtttatatatttaattaaaaaaaaaaaacaactttctttttctttctttctaaacaaataaataatcaattaTTTGGGGTTACATGGTAATCATATGTTGGCGTGTTTATATGAGTAAGCAAGCAGAgaaaatgacatttttcaaaaaaaaatgtagtattttatttcttcttcttttttttttaataaaaaaatagttattaaGTTCAACAATTTGGTGATATTTTGTAATTTGCAGGAAAAAGAAATGGTGATATTTCTCCctcaataaattcaaaaatgtatatattttcccTTTAAAGAAATATACTGTGTGATAGGATTTCCTAAAAAAATGGTATGGCAAAcctaaacatataaataacaaataaaaaaaataatgttattaaaaaaaaaagtgtccaCAAATAAGATTGGTGTATGAACATAAAACATTTTCGACCTTACACTGCATTTTCCGTAATCCACCATACCATAGAGTATTATAATCCAATTTAATACTGTTCACATATTTTGAATatccaataataatattaatattgttcaaaaaaaaaatatttgcaataataagaaaaatgaaaaaaattataaataaaaataaatcgttcattgttaaaaaaaataaatcaaaacataattatcctattataaaatattatttagggAATCACTCTATATAGTTCCTCCCtataattcaataaaaatataaaaaaaaaaaaattcttttaaaatgtaaaattgaaaaactccCTAAaattattacatgaaaaatacaaattaacactttatttacaaaaatacctccaTAAGGTGTGGACAACATTTATACTtttcatgtatttttaattaccaaaatacttcttacactatcacttacacaatcagatGATGGTTGCTGGGTGGTTGGTCGAAgtttgcatcagacgaaggtttcaattaGACGAAGGATGCTGagtggttggccgaaggttgtatcaaacgaaggtttcaatcagacgaaggTTGTTGGGTGGTTGGCCGAAGACGATAGTTGCTGGGTGGTTGGCCGAatgttgcatcagacgaaggttgcTGGGTGGTTGACTGAAGGTTGTATCAAACGAAGGTTGGTGGGTGGTTGGCTGAAGGTTGCATCTGACGAAAATTTCAATCAGAtgaaataactgttagcaaaatattcatgcaactgtaatgcaactgttataaaacattaaaaattagaacagtatttccacgtacgtaactctatctacatgtctcttcATGATTTAATgtgaacaaattcaccattagaaatttaaaaaataacgaAAATACATcaggataaatattttactatagtactgatgtaattttttttggattatacttgagttgggattgtttgg from Cannabis sativa cultivar Pink pepper isolate KNU-18-1 chromosome 2, ASM2916894v1, whole genome shotgun sequence encodes:
- the LOC115718508 gene encoding uncharacterized protein LOC115718508; its protein translation is MSVRDKEIATVDRCVGGGGGGNGGDDGDDDEDESGGVQERDEQKPRKRAKGHGCYGFSMNFGKARNLVLGQFTKTTRKPSRKTHIKASYSSSSVLVAAPNASTSSSSGKGCCLCIKKSGTGESSLGSQTSDPNDPTFTYDMLKVLIERNDFYSKECNSHLDVSEVSCCRE